AGCGGCCTGCCGGCCGGCCGGGCGGGCGGGGGCGGCGGAGGCGCCGCGGTCGGCCGCGTGGCCGGAGCCGTCGCCGTGGGGCGCGGGGGCGGTGCGGGCGGACGCGCGGCCGGAGTCGCCGGGCGCGCGGGCGTCGCGGTAGGACGCGGCGTCGTCATCGCCGGCCGCGTCACCGTGGGGCGCTCCGCCGGCAGACGGCCCGGCTCCACGTCCCCCATGTCCACCCGGCCGCGGAAGCTGGCGCCGTCCACGATGATGACGCGCGGGGCGCGGATGTCGCCCACCATGCGACCCTCGCGGGTCAGCTCCACGCTCTCCGTGGCGTTGATGTTGCCCACCACCACGCCGCTGACGATGGCGTTCTTCACCGCCACGTTCGCCTTCACCACGCCGGAGGGCTCCACGATGAGCGTCCGGCTGAGGGTGAGCTCACCCTCCACGCGCCCGCGGACCGTGAGGTCCTCGTCGCCGGTCAACCGGCCGCTGATGAGGA
This DNA window, taken from Pyxidicoccus xibeiensis, encodes the following:
- the bacP gene encoding bactofilin BacP: MATAKELAASNNVNNTVVGPSILISGRLTGDEDLTVRGRVEGELTLSRTLIVEPSGVVKANVAVKNAIVSGVVVGNINATESVELTREGRMVGDIRAPRVIIVDGASFRGRVDMGDVEPGRLPAERPTVTRPAMTTPRPTATPARPATPAARPPAPPPRPTATAPATRPTAAPPPPPPARPAGRPL